A single genomic interval of Stieleria maiorica harbors:
- the dnaE gene encoding DNA polymerase III subunit alpha yields the protein MSDTASNDSIVTPAKPFVHLHCHSHYSLLDGAGDIKRLVNRAVDHGMNALALTDHGNLHGALEFYRAAKGAGINPIIGYEAYIAPGSRFDKGGAGRSKDASYHLTLLAKNRTGFKNLIKLASAASLEGFYFKPRIDKEILQTYNEGIICLSGCVSSEFSRTVMKASDTGEHEKEAMEIAGWFHKVFGDRYFIEVMNNGLEIQRLQLEGAVDIANKMGLPVVTTSDCHYVNQEDAEAQDIMLCINTGRFRTDTSRMKMENDQFFLRSPEQMYEHFPGMEDCVARSQEIADSVDIDIELGKYYFPKFECPNQMKPIDYLRELCIKGLLERYEGDDQRIVDGKLSDEVMARLDRELGVIEKLNYPTYFLIVWDFVIHARKKGISATARGSGVGAIVCYALYMSHVCPLRYDLLFERFLDESRTEPPDIDIDFEKERRVEVIEYVKERYGSDNVCQIGTFGTLAARAAIKDTGRALGIPLSRVNQITEMVPDELKITIGKALEKSADLKQTYDGDPEIRELLDLAMKIEGLARNVGTHAAAVVIADKPLSEYVPLTRVPGKQDVITQWSMGDVEASGLLKMDFLGLRNLTMLSRSVKFIKQTTGKDVDPLKFPLDDKKTYALLQRGETKGVFQLESGGIRDLLTRMKPDCFHDIIATAALYRPGPLEGGMVDDYVNIKHGRQTPEYKHPVLKEILEETNSVMVYQEQVMRILNRLGGVPLAKAYTCIKAISKKKEALINQNQEVFLKGAVENGLAQKDAEDIWNLIVKFAGYGFNKSHSTAYALVAFQTGYLKAHYPVEFMASLLSSDIDGRNFKRKDALVEHMEDCDRMGIEVVPPSVNTSEADFSVADGKIHFALSAIKACGGSTAISIEEERKKNGPYKDIFDFCERVDPHACNKSAIETLIKAGAMDCFNAKRSQLVAVIEKAMQAGAAVQADKKSGQASLFGAFEDEEESSGDAPAVVLPDMDEWPEREKLGYEKEVLGYYLDSHPLAEYEPKLATFRTHTTDSLAEIQDRGEVVLGGMISSIKIAHTKNPKPGQPSKYANFDLEDMQGAIRCILWPRGFADHGEKVIPDAVVLAKGKVDRRGGGDEANLIIDELIPLNDLDNRYTHGMRIRLDESKHDGQTISRLREIIRGYPGNQELLFSMLLAEGELVHLKADKFKVQVTPEMRSRIDDLLGSGNYRLMMSKPR from the coding sequence ATGTCGGACACCGCCAGCAACGACTCCATCGTCACGCCCGCCAAACCCTTCGTCCACCTGCACTGCCACAGCCATTACAGCTTGCTGGACGGTGCCGGAGACATCAAACGGCTGGTCAACCGGGCCGTCGACCACGGAATGAACGCGTTGGCGTTGACCGATCACGGCAACCTGCACGGGGCGCTGGAGTTCTACCGGGCGGCCAAGGGGGCCGGCATCAATCCGATCATCGGCTACGAAGCCTACATCGCCCCGGGCAGCCGCTTCGACAAGGGCGGCGCCGGGCGCAGCAAGGACGCCAGTTACCACCTGACGCTGCTGGCCAAGAACCGGACGGGATTCAAGAATCTGATCAAACTGGCCAGTGCCGCGTCGCTGGAAGGGTTTTATTTCAAGCCGCGGATCGATAAAGAAATCCTGCAAACGTACAACGAAGGCATTATCTGTTTGTCGGGATGCGTCAGCAGCGAATTCAGCCGCACGGTGATGAAGGCCAGCGATACCGGCGAGCACGAGAAAGAGGCGATGGAGATCGCCGGCTGGTTCCACAAGGTCTTCGGCGACCGCTACTTCATCGAAGTGATGAACAACGGGTTGGAAATCCAGCGGCTGCAACTCGAAGGCGCCGTCGACATCGCCAACAAGATGGGGCTGCCCGTCGTCACCACCAGCGATTGCCACTACGTCAATCAGGAAGACGCCGAAGCCCAAGACATCATGCTGTGCATCAACACCGGGCGTTTCCGAACGGACACGTCGCGGATGAAGATGGAGAACGACCAGTTCTTCCTGCGCAGCCCCGAACAAATGTACGAGCATTTCCCGGGCATGGAGGACTGCGTCGCGCGCAGCCAGGAGATCGCCGACAGCGTCGACATCGACATCGAATTGGGCAAGTATTACTTCCCCAAGTTCGAATGCCCCAACCAGATGAAGCCGATCGACTACCTGCGCGAGCTGTGCATCAAGGGCTTGCTGGAACGCTACGAAGGCGATGACCAGCGGATCGTCGACGGCAAACTGTCCGACGAAGTGATGGCGCGGCTCGATCGCGAACTCGGCGTCATCGAGAAGCTGAACTACCCGACGTACTTCTTGATCGTTTGGGATTTCGTCATCCACGCTCGGAAAAAGGGGATCTCGGCGACCGCACGGGGCAGCGGCGTGGGCGCCATCGTGTGCTACGCCCTCTACATGTCACACGTTTGTCCGCTCCGCTATGACTTGCTGTTCGAACGGTTCCTCGACGAAAGCCGGACCGAGCCGCCGGATATCGATATCGACTTCGAAAAGGAACGCCGCGTCGAAGTCATCGAGTATGTGAAAGAACGCTACGGCAGCGACAACGTGTGCCAGATCGGGACGTTCGGAACGCTGGCCGCGCGGGCCGCGATCAAGGACACCGGACGGGCACTGGGGATTCCGCTCTCGCGGGTCAACCAGATCACCGAGATGGTCCCCGACGAACTGAAGATCACGATCGGCAAGGCACTGGAAAAAAGTGCCGATCTGAAACAAACCTATGACGGTGATCCGGAAATCCGCGAGCTGTTGGACCTGGCGATGAAAATCGAAGGTCTGGCGCGGAACGTCGGCACCCACGCCGCCGCCGTCGTGATCGCCGACAAACCGCTGTCGGAATACGTCCCGCTGACGCGTGTTCCCGGCAAACAAGACGTGATCACCCAGTGGTCGATGGGGGACGTCGAAGCGAGCGGTTTGTTGAAAATGGACTTCCTGGGCCTGCGCAACCTGACGATGCTCAGCCGGTCGGTGAAGTTCATCAAACAGACGACCGGCAAAGACGTCGACCCGCTGAAGTTTCCGCTCGATGACAAGAAGACCTACGCGCTACTGCAGCGGGGAGAAACCAAAGGCGTCTTTCAGCTCGAATCCGGCGGCATCCGTGACCTGCTGACACGGATGAAGCCCGACTGTTTCCACGACATCATCGCGACCGCCGCGTTGTACCGGCCCGGTCCGCTCGAAGGCGGCATGGTCGACGACTACGTGAACATCAAACACGGTCGCCAGACACCGGAATACAAACACCCGGTGCTGAAAGAAATCCTGGAAGAAACCAACAGCGTGATGGTTTACCAGGAACAGGTCATGCGGATCCTCAACCGCCTCGGCGGCGTCCCGCTGGCCAAAGCGTACACGTGCATCAAGGCGATCAGTAAAAAGAAGGAAGCGCTGATCAACCAGAATCAGGAAGTCTTTTTAAAAGGTGCCGTCGAAAACGGGCTGGCCCAAAAAGACGCCGAAGACATTTGGAACCTGATCGTCAAGTTTGCGGGCTACGGTTTTAATAAGTCCCATAGCACCGCCTACGCCCTCGTTGCATTCCAGACCGGGTACTTGAAGGCGCACTACCCGGTGGAGTTCATGGCGTCGTTGCTGTCCAGCGACATCGACGGTCGGAACTTCAAACGCAAGGACGCGCTCGTCGAGCACATGGAGGACTGCGACCGGATGGGCATCGAAGTGGTGCCGCCGAGCGTGAATACCTCCGAAGCCGACTTTAGCGTCGCCGACGGAAAGATCCATTTCGCCCTTTCGGCCATCAAGGCCTGCGGCGGTTCGACCGCGATTTCGATCGAAGAAGAGCGTAAGAAGAACGGCCCCTACAAAGACATCTTCGACTTCTGTGAACGCGTCGATCCGCACGCCTGTAACAAGTCTGCGATCGAAACGCTGATCAAAGCCGGGGCGATGGATTGCTTCAACGCCAAACGCAGCCAGTTGGTTGCCGTGATCGAAAAAGCGATGCAGGCCGGGGCCGCCGTCCAAGCGGACAAGAAAAGCGGACAAGCCAGCCTGTTCGGCGCCTTTGAAGACGAAGAGGAAAGTTCCGGTGACGCGCCGGCGGTCGTCTTGCCCGACATGGACGAGTGGCCCGAACGAGAAAAACTGGGGTATGAAAAAGAAGTCCTCGGTTATTACCTGGATTCCCACCCGCTGGCCGAGTACGAACCCAAACTCGCCACGTTTCGCACCCACACCACCGACTCGCTGGCCGAGATCCAGGACCGCGGCGAAGTGGTTTTGGGCGGCATGATCAGCTCGATCAAGATCGCCCACACCAAGAACCCCAAGCCGGGCCAGCCGTCCAAGTACGCCAACTTTGACCTGGAAGACATGCAGGGAGCGATCCGCTGCATCCTGTGGCCACGCGGCTTTGCCGACCACGGAGAAAAAGTCATCCCCGATGCGGTCGTCTTGGCCAAAGGCAAAGTCGATCGGCGCGGCGGCGGCGACGAAGCCAACTTGATCATCGACGAACTCATTCCGCTAAACGATCTGGACAACCGCTACACCCACGGCATGCGGATCCGATTGGACGAATCCAAACACGACGGCCAAACGATCTCACGCCTCCGTGAAATCATCCGCGGCTATCCGGGCAATCAGGAATTGCTGTTCAGCATGTTATTGGCCGAAGGCGAATTGGTTCACCTGAAAGCCGA